From Chryseobacterium joostei, the proteins below share one genomic window:
- a CDS encoding SDR family NAD(P)-dependent oxidoreductase, whose amino-acid sequence MKKLEDKVAIITGGSGSIGKITAKIFLEEGAKVMLVDLSENSLKDAVQELNSEHIKYCVADVSNTAEVEHYVAETIKLFGKIDVFFNNAGIEGIVKPIEYYPEDIFDKIISVNVKGVWLGNKYVLPQMNDGGSIIITSSVAGILGFAGLSAYVTSKHAVVGIMRTMALEASSRKIRVNTIHPSPVNNRMMRSIEESSSAGHGDEIRKQFEAAIPLGRYAEPIEIAKLVLFLASEDSKFITGTTQIIDGGMSAE is encoded by the coding sequence ATGAAAAAGTTAGAAGACAAAGTTGCCATCATAACCGGTGGTTCTGGAAGCATAGGAAAAATTACAGCTAAAATATTTTTAGAAGAGGGAGCAAAAGTAATGCTGGTAGATCTTTCTGAAAATTCTCTAAAAGATGCTGTTCAAGAACTTAACAGTGAGCATATAAAATATTGTGTTGCAGATGTCTCAAATACAGCTGAAGTTGAACACTATGTTGCTGAGACCATAAAACTATTTGGAAAAATAGATGTGTTTTTCAACAATGCAGGTATTGAAGGGATTGTAAAGCCAATTGAGTATTATCCTGAGGATATTTTTGATAAAATCATATCCGTCAATGTCAAAGGTGTATGGCTGGGTAATAAATATGTTTTGCCCCAGATGAACGATGGTGGAAGCATCATTATAACTTCATCTGTGGCTGGAATATTGGGGTTTGCAGGATTAAGCGCCTATGTAACAAGCAAACATGCTGTAGTTGGCATTATGAGAACTATGGCCCTTGAAGCATCTTCGCGAAAAATCAGAGTAAATACAATTCATCCTTCTCCTGTAAATAACAGGATGATGCGTTCTATAGAAGAGAGCTCTTCTGCTGGACACGGTGATGAAATCAGAAAACAATTTGAGGCAGCGATACCGCTGGGACGATATGCGGAACCTATTGAAATTGCAAAACTGGTTTTATTTCTTGCAAGCGAAGACAGCAAGTTCATTACAGGGACAACTCAGATTATTGACGGCGGAATGTCCGCTGAATAG
- a CDS encoding Dps family protein, whose product MKIQIGIANNHRQAIADQLIKILADENILYTKTKNAHWNVEGADCYGKHVFFETQYKQLDDIINSIAERIRSLGHVVPATLQSYLRLTHFTEQIEERHNGQAFITELLQDHESLILILCEYIMSCKDDLHDIATGHFITRLLEIHQKMAWLLRSHIIE is encoded by the coding sequence ATGAAAATACAGATAGGAATAGCAAACAATCATCGTCAGGCAATCGCTGATCAACTTATAAAAATATTGGCAGATGAAAACATTTTGTATACAAAAACTAAAAATGCCCATTGGAATGTTGAAGGAGCTGATTGTTATGGCAAACATGTTTTTTTTGAAACTCAATACAAACAATTGGATGATATCATAAACAGCATCGCAGAAAGAATACGTTCCCTCGGTCATGTTGTACCGGCAACGCTACAATCGTATTTAAGATTAACTCATTTTACTGAGCAGATTGAGGAAAGGCATAACGGCCAGGCCTTTATTACAGAATTGTTACAAGATCATGAGAGTCTAATTCTAATACTTTGTGAGTATATCATGAGTTGTAAGGATGACTTACACGATATAGCAACAGGGCATTTTATAACGCGCCTATTAGAAATACATCAGAAAATGGCTTGGCTTTTACGTTCACATATAATAGAATAA
- a CDS encoding 1-phosphofructokinase family hexose kinase: MDKTILTITLNPSVDKSSSVQNIVPEKKLRCNSPIYEPGGGGVNVSRALKRLGVVSDIFFTSGGRTGRLLENLLKGEELNVFPFHITSETRENFIVLDLSTNKQYRFGFPGEELTLEQQKDILSILPTINPCPDFVVISGSLPTNTNPNFLRRLVNIYKAMGTKVIIDTSGEALKTAVEEGVFLLKPNIGELAFLVGKEKLEETDIDHAARFIISQGKAEIVVVSLGSQGAVLFSESEKIKIAAPVVEVKSTVGAGDSMVAGMVSVLVKGGNCKEALSMGIACGSATTMTQGTGLFTKENAKHLFYEIWK; this comes from the coding sequence ATGGACAAAACTATTTTAACAATAACACTGAACCCATCAGTAGACAAAAGCAGCAGTGTTCAAAACATCGTTCCTGAAAAGAAGTTGCGTTGTAATTCCCCTATATACGAACCGGGAGGAGGTGGGGTTAATGTATCCAGAGCCTTAAAAAGATTGGGAGTAGTCTCAGATATTTTTTTTACTTCAGGGGGGAGGACCGGCAGACTGCTTGAAAACTTGCTTAAGGGCGAAGAGCTGAATGTATTCCCTTTTCATATTACTTCAGAAACGCGGGAAAATTTCATTGTTTTGGATCTCTCTACCAACAAACAGTATCGATTTGGATTTCCCGGAGAAGAGCTGACGCTGGAACAGCAAAAAGATATTCTAAGCATTTTGCCTACCATAAATCCCTGTCCGGATTTTGTCGTCATCAGTGGTAGTCTGCCAACAAACACAAATCCGAATTTTCTAAGAAGACTTGTTAATATCTATAAGGCAATGGGAACTAAGGTAATTATCGATACTTCAGGAGAAGCTCTGAAAACAGCGGTAGAAGAAGGGGTATTTTTATTAAAACCTAATATTGGAGAACTTGCCTTTTTAGTGGGAAAAGAAAAACTGGAAGAAACTGATATAGATCATGCTGCCCGGTTTATTATTTCACAGGGTAAAGCTGAGATTGTGGTAGTGTCGTTGGGCTCTCAGGGAGCTGTCTTATTTTCAGAAAGTGAAAAAATTAAGATCGCGGCACCGGTTGTCGAAGTGAAAAGCACTGTTGGTGCCGGAGACAGCATGGTTGCAGGAATGGTTTCAGTTTTGGTAAAAGGGGGTAATTGTAAAGAAGCCCTTTCCATGGGAATTGCTTGTGGATCTGCCACTACAATGACCCAAGGAACAGGACTTTTTACTAAGGAAAATGCAAAGCATTTATTTTATGAAATATGGAAATAA
- a CDS encoding BON domain-containing protein gives MKTNAELQKDVQDAIQWEPLLYSAEIGVVVNNGIVSLTGNVDSYAKKLQAEHAAKNVTGVRVLVEDIEVKLPDPRSKTDVEIASEIITAFNANSFIPQEKITVKVEDGWVDLDGEVSWEYLREITENAVKYLPGVTGIYNNITINPEIRDTVEKSDIERALDRSSIDNSEISVSVSGTTAILTGTVHTWHQKEEAGRIAWKTPGIKDVKNKLEVDYEYNL, from the coding sequence ATGAAAACAAATGCAGAATTACAAAAAGATGTTCAGGATGCCATTCAATGGGAACCTTTGCTGTATTCAGCAGAAATTGGTGTTGTTGTAAATAACGGAATTGTTTCCCTTACAGGTAATGTAGACAGTTATGCAAAAAAGCTGCAGGCTGAGCATGCCGCAAAAAATGTTACAGGGGTAAGGGTTTTGGTAGAAGATATTGAAGTAAAATTACCGGACCCCCGCTCAAAAACCGATGTCGAAATCGCCAGTGAAATTATAACTGCATTTAATGCAAACTCATTTATTCCACAAGAAAAAATAACAGTAAAAGTAGAAGATGGCTGGGTGGATCTGGATGGTGAAGTATCTTGGGAGTATTTAAGGGAAATTACAGAAAATGCCGTTAAGTATCTTCCCGGCGTTACAGGTATTTACAATAATATCACCATTAACCCAGAAATCCGGGACACTGTTGAAAAGAGTGATATTGAGAGGGCACTTGACAGAAGTTCGATTGATAATAGTGAAATCAGTGTATCAGTATCCGGAACGACTGCCATATTAACGGGCACGGTACATACCTGGCATCAAAAGGAGGAAGCTGGTCGTATTGCATGGAAAACCCCTGGTATAAAGGATGTAAAAAATAAGTTAGAGGTAGATTATGAGTATAATTTATAA
- a CDS encoding MlaE family ABC transporter permease produces MKTYFKNYLSIAGNIALFSRRFFKEIFKPGFEFKEFIRQCFVVGYQSLPLVTITAFIMGLVLTIQSRPAMARFGAESMIPGMVSLSLIREIAPVITALICAGRVSSGIGAELGSMKVTEQIDAMEVSAINPYRYLVVTRTLATTLMIPVLVLYADLIGIMGGFVGINMHSESNIEHYFSHVFQSLEYEDILPAIIKTFFFGFFIGIIGCYEGFNASGGTKSVGKAANSAVVSASLIIFIIDLIAVQITDLFFEL; encoded by the coding sequence GTGAAAACTTATTTTAAAAATTACCTTAGCATCGCAGGCAACATAGCTTTATTCTCCCGGCGATTTTTTAAAGAAATTTTCAAACCGGGATTTGAGTTTAAAGAGTTTATACGACAATGTTTTGTTGTTGGTTACCAGTCGTTGCCTTTAGTAACGATAACGGCTTTTATTATGGGATTAGTCCTTACCATACAGTCACGTCCGGCTATGGCAAGGTTCGGTGCAGAATCTATGATACCTGGTATGGTTTCACTGTCATTAATAAGGGAAATTGCACCAGTTATTACGGCTTTGATTTGTGCAGGAAGAGTTTCGTCAGGAATTGGAGCAGAACTGGGTTCTATGAAAGTCACAGAACAAATTGACGCCATGGAGGTTTCAGCGATCAATCCTTATCGGTATCTGGTGGTAACCAGAACTCTTGCTACAACATTAATGATTCCTGTTTTAGTACTATATGCCGACTTGATTGGGATTATGGGCGGCTTTGTCGGCATCAATATGCATAGTGAAAGCAATATTGAACATTATTTCTCCCATGTATTTCAATCGTTAGAATATGAAGATATTTTACCGGCTATCATTAAGACATTCTTTTTCGGATTTTTTATTGGAATTATTGGTTGTTATGAGGGATTTAATGCTTCGGGGGGAACTAAAAGTGTAGGAAAAGCGGCAAATTCAGCCGTAGTTTCAGCATCTTTGATCATTTTTATCATTGATCTTATTGCAGTACAGATAACCGACTTATTTTTTGAATTATAA
- a CDS encoding ABC transporter ATP-binding protein, with protein MENREKFTAEHNELQNCETLIEFKNVYKSYGSNKVLNGISFTVKRGENLVILGKSGSGKSVTVKCLVGLTKVDKGEIFISGKDITKLDEEGLNLIRMKIGFLFQNGALYDSMTVRENLVFTLQHNNKMLNEQEIETAVKEALQNVGLEEAIDLLPAELSGGMRKRIGLARALIIKPEIIIYDEPTGGLDTITAREIIGLIRNIKLKYNTSSLIITHDLTCAKYTGDRVIVLKDGIIKAEGSYKDIENNADDWVKSFFEK; from the coding sequence ATGGAAAATAGGGAAAAATTTACAGCTGAGCATAATGAATTACAAAACTGCGAAACATTGATAGAATTTAAAAATGTTTACAAATCATATGGCAGTAATAAGGTACTCAATGGTATCAGCTTTACCGTTAAAAGAGGAGAAAATCTGGTCATTTTAGGAAAATCAGGCTCGGGGAAATCTGTTACTGTTAAATGTCTTGTAGGTCTCACCAAAGTTGATAAAGGAGAAATATTTATATCAGGAAAAGATATAACAAAATTGGATGAGGAAGGACTCAACCTGATCCGAATGAAGATTGGTTTTTTATTCCAAAATGGAGCCTTATATGATTCAATGACCGTCAGGGAGAATTTAGTTTTTACATTGCAGCACAATAATAAAATGCTTAATGAGCAGGAAATAGAAACAGCTGTTAAAGAAGCGTTACAAAATGTAGGACTGGAGGAAGCGATTGACCTATTGCCGGCAGAGCTCTCCGGAGGAATGAGAAAGAGAATCGGGCTGGCAAGAGCATTAATAATTAAACCGGAAATTATCATTTATGATGAGCCTACCGGAGGGCTTGATACCATTACAGCCCGTGAAATTATCGGGCTCATTCGAAATATCAAACTAAAATACAATACCTCATCCCTTATCATAACACATGATTTAACCTGTGCAAAATATACCGGTGACAGGGTCATCGTCCTTAAAGACGGTATCATTAAAGCTGAAGGCAGCTATAAAGACATAGAAAATAATGCCGATGATTGGGTAAAATCTTTTTTTGAGAAATAA
- a CDS encoding MlaD family protein: MNNESSNNWKLGIFVTAGILLFIATIYFIGVNRNLFGSNFVLRSEFKNVSGLKQGSNVRLSGINIGTVSKINFISDSLVLVKLLIRKDVQKYIKTDAVASIASDGLMGDKILIITPGPQSNTIVKDNDFITSYKTIEIDDILSSVKQSTDNAEAITDELVEFSSKMNNKNSLLTKIMTNKDFASRIDKTIENLQLSSRELAKFTSLMNNKNGFASKIFTDKKWSDNIESSISNLRNSSQEISRFTTKLNDKNNVFSQLSSNDSLALSIEKTLHNLEKSSDDLIQFTSKINNDENVLSKLTNNPKLGKSVDSTIINIEKGVGELREIEAAAKNNFLLRGYFNKKRKENEKQKR, from the coding sequence ATGAACAACGAGTCATCAAACAACTGGAAATTGGGAATTTTTGTCACAGCTGGCATCCTTCTTTTCATAGCAACCATCTACTTTATTGGGGTCAACAGAAATTTGTTTGGCTCTAACTTCGTTCTTCGTTCTGAGTTTAAAAACGTCAGCGGATTAAAGCAAGGCAGTAATGTCCGCCTTTCCGGAATTAACATTGGAACAGTCAGCAAAATAAATTTTATTTCAGATTCATTGGTTTTGGTAAAGCTATTAATAAGAAAGGATGTTCAAAAATATATCAAAACTGATGCAGTTGCCAGCATTGCATCTGACGGATTAATGGGTGATAAAATACTTATTATTACCCCCGGCCCCCAATCTAACACTATAGTGAAGGATAATGACTTCATTACTTCTTATAAAACTATCGAGATAGATGATATACTCTCGAGTGTAAAACAAAGTACTGACAATGCCGAAGCAATTACTGATGAGCTTGTGGAGTTCAGCAGTAAAATGAATAACAAGAATAGTTTATTGACAAAAATAATGACCAATAAAGATTTTGCTTCGAGAATTGACAAGACCATAGAAAACCTGCAACTAAGCTCCCGAGAACTGGCAAAATTCACCTCCCTTATGAATAATAAAAATGGATTTGCATCAAAAATATTTACCGATAAGAAATGGTCAGATAATATTGAAAGCAGTATTTCTAATTTGAGGAACAGTTCTCAAGAAATCAGTAGGTTTACAACAAAACTAAACGACAAAAACAATGTATTTTCTCAACTATCTTCCAACGATTCTTTAGCTCTTTCAATAGAAAAGACATTGCACAATCTTGAAAAAAGCTCTGATGATCTTATTCAATTTACGTCGAAAATAAATAATGATGAGAATGTATTATCGAAACTTACCAACAATCCTAAATTAGGGAAGTCTGTAGATTCCACTATCATTAATATTGAAAAAGGTGTCGGTGAATTGAGAGAAATAGAAGCCGCCGCTAAGAACAATTTTTTGCTAAGGGGTTATTTTAATAAAAAGAGAAAAGAAAACGAAAAACAAAAAAGATGA
- a CDS encoding inorganic diphosphatase has product MIGNQHPWHDVSPGEHLPQIVTAVIEIPTGSRTKYEIDKHSGLIRLDRILLSSMYYPANYGIIPQTYYSDGDPLDILVLCSENLVPLTLVNARVIGIMEMTDEDKKDHKIIAVAENDSSMLHIHDIEDLPAYTINEIQNFFEEYKKLEEKIVQVFGFKNRKEAFTCIEESLMMYIKEIKPKIKNI; this is encoded by the coding sequence ATGATAGGAAATCAACACCCATGGCATGATGTTTCTCCGGGAGAACATCTGCCTCAAATAGTTACAGCAGTTATTGAGATTCCCACCGGTAGCCGGACAAAATATGAAATAGACAAACACTCAGGGTTAATCAGATTGGATAGGATTCTTTTATCTTCCATGTATTATCCTGCCAATTACGGGATCATACCACAGACCTATTACAGTGACGGAGATCCGTTAGATATTCTTGTGCTATGTTCGGAAAACCTCGTTCCCCTTACTCTGGTTAATGCAAGGGTAATAGGAATAATGGAGATGACGGACGAAGATAAAAAAGATCATAAAATAATAGCGGTGGCTGAAAATGATTCTTCTATGCTGCACATTCATGATATTGAAGATCTGCCGGCTTATACCATTAATGAGATTCAGAATTTTTTTGAAGAATATAAAAAATTAGAAGAGAAAATAGTACAGGTATTTGGTTTCAAAAATAGGAAAGAAGCTTTCACTTGTATTGAAGAAAGTTTAATGATGTATATCAAAGAAATTAAACCCAAAATAAAAAATATTTAA
- a CDS encoding BON domain-containing protein — protein MKTNTELQKNVQDAIKREPLLHAAEIGVTAKDGVVALTGVVDHYAKKIEAENAAKKVIGVKVLVENIIVKSQDSLSITDDEIAAEILKTFKSNALIPENKIKVIVENGQVTLEGELQWDYQREITQNAIRYLSGVKGVINHIKIRSDIMNDIKQKDIEHAMNMTWALYNNDIHIQVSGTTVILTGTVNSWHQKEEAGRIAWKTPGVRCVDNRLFVDYEYSKNSLSS, from the coding sequence ATGAAGACAAATACAGAATTACAAAAAAATGTTCAGGATGCCATTAAAAGAGAGCCATTATTGCATGCAGCAGAAATAGGGGTAACTGCAAAAGACGGTGTCGTTGCCCTTACTGGAGTAGTTGATCATTATGCAAAAAAAATAGAAGCCGAGAATGCTGCAAAAAAAGTTATTGGAGTAAAAGTTTTAGTAGAGAACATTATCGTTAAATCTCAAGATTCCTTATCTATAACTGATGATGAAATTGCTGCAGAGATTTTAAAAACTTTTAAATCCAATGCATTGATTCCAGAGAACAAAATCAAAGTGATTGTAGAAAATGGTCAGGTGACTTTGGAAGGTGAATTACAATGGGATTATCAACGGGAAATTACTCAAAATGCAATCCGGTATCTTTCAGGTGTAAAAGGGGTAATCAATCATATAAAAATCAGATCAGACATAATGAATGATATTAAACAAAAAGATATTGAGCACGCAATGAACATGACCTGGGCACTTTATAATAATGATATTCACATTCAAGTATCCGGCACTACAGTGATTTTAACAGGAACAGTAAATTCATGGCATCAAAAAGAAGAAGCCGGCCGCATTGCATGGAAAACTCCAGGGGTAAGATGTGTAGATAACAGGTTATTTGTGGATTATGAATATTCAAAAAATAGTTTATCATCGTAG
- a CDS encoding DUF6629 family protein has translation MCFSAISSFSAGIALTAVGIACIKKTRHSSQHLFACIPFIFGVQQLTEGILWLTLPQPDHIIMQQATTFIFLFFAEILWPVWVPISLLMFEDNEPRKKVQKILLGVGIIVSIYLAYCLLSYHVEAKIIGHHITYIQNYPASWRNYSIILYGVATIAPPFFSHLKRMHFFGIAILISYIVSEIFYDHYILSVWCFFAAIISMSVYIIVSEKTDKKQREYPEIYVK, from the coding sequence ATGTGTTTTTCAGCAATTTCAAGTTTTTCAGCAGGTATAGCACTCACGGCTGTTGGTATAGCATGTATAAAAAAAACACGGCATTCTTCACAGCATCTTTTTGCATGTATTCCATTTATTTTTGGAGTCCAACAGCTAACAGAAGGAATACTTTGGCTAACCCTTCCCCAGCCAGATCATATCATTATGCAACAGGCTACAACCTTTATATTTCTATTTTTTGCAGAGATTCTGTGGCCCGTTTGGGTACCTATTTCTCTTTTAATGTTTGAGGACAATGAGCCACGAAAAAAAGTACAGAAGATATTATTAGGTGTAGGAATCATCGTGAGTATTTATTTGGCTTATTGTCTTTTATCATATCATGTGGAAGCAAAGATTATTGGTCATCATATTACTTACATCCAAAACTATCCTGCTTCATGGAGAAATTACAGTATTATCTTATACGGTGTGGCAACAATTGCTCCTCCGTTTTTTTCCCACCTTAAAAGAATGCACTTTTTTGGTATAGCCATTTTGATCTCTTATATAGTTTCAGAGATCTTTTACGATCATTACATACTCTCTGTTTGGTGTTTTTTCGCGGCGATCATAAGCATGTCTGTTTATATAATTGTGAGTGAAAAAACAGATAAAAAGCAAAGAGAGTATCCTGAAATTTATGTCAAATAA
- a CDS encoding DUF3570 domain-containing protein, with translation MKKLIVSVIALFGIFNAKAQENTNNEQPKKLTFDEANLVSSYYKQNGNNSAVTGGIGTEKLTDISNTIDVTMVKYDKKDRKNKFDFSVGIDHYTSASSDMIDLKANSSASHADNRIYPALSWSRENTNNGTTLMAGVSTSFEFDYTSYGANIGISQKTKNRMGEFTAKFQAYLDQVKLIAPIELRTNGSAGGEHENYGTSGRNTYALSLSYSQIINQNFQVEFLADGVQQTGYLSLPFHRVYFNDNSVHQEALPDKRFKIPLGVRANYFLGDKVILRAYYRYYTDDWGLRSNTFSLETPVKISPFVSVSPFYRYYSQTAAKYFAPYQEHTAFDDFYTSNYDLSKFDSHFYGAGIRISPKNGLFGIERLNMLEIRYGHYTKSVGMKSDIISLNLRFK, from the coding sequence ATGAAAAAACTAATCGTAAGTGTTATTGCTCTTTTTGGAATTTTCAATGCAAAAGCACAGGAAAATACAAACAATGAGCAGCCTAAAAAACTGACTTTTGATGAAGCTAACTTAGTTTCAAGCTATTATAAACAAAACGGAAACAACTCCGCAGTGACGGGAGGAATTGGCACAGAAAAGCTGACTGATATTTCTAATACCATTGACGTAACTATGGTAAAATATGATAAGAAAGACAGGAAAAATAAATTCGATTTCAGTGTCGGGATTGATCATTATACTTCTGCTTCGTCGGATATGATTGATCTGAAAGCCAATTCATCCGCTTCCCACGCAGACAATAGAATTTATCCTGCGTTAAGCTGGAGCCGTGAAAATACGAATAATGGAACCACTTTAATGGCAGGTGTTTCCACGTCCTTCGAGTTCGATTATACATCGTATGGAGCAAACATTGGAATTTCACAAAAGACAAAGAACAGAATGGGAGAGTTTACGGCGAAATTCCAGGCTTATCTGGATCAGGTAAAACTGATTGCGCCGATTGAATTGAGAACCAATGGAAGTGCAGGAGGAGAACACGAGAACTACGGAACAAGCGGAAGAAATACGTATGCTTTGTCTTTATCATATTCGCAAATCATCAACCAGAACTTTCAGGTTGAATTTTTGGCGGATGGTGTTCAGCAGACAGGATATTTGAGCCTGCCTTTCCACAGAGTTTATTTCAATGATAATTCAGTTCATCAGGAAGCTCTGCCGGATAAACGGTTTAAAATTCCTTTGGGCGTAAGAGCGAATTATTTTCTTGGAGACAAAGTTATTTTGAGAGCATATTACCGTTATTATACCGATGATTGGGGCTTAAGATCCAATACTTTCAGCCTGGAAACACCGGTGAAAATCTCGCCTTTTGTTTCGGTAAGTCCTTTTTACAGGTATTATTCTCAGACTGCGGCTAAATATTTTGCCCCTTATCAAGAGCATACGGCTTTTGATGATTTTTATACCAGTAATTATGACCTTTCAAAATTTGACAGTCATTTTTATGGTGCAGGTATCAGAATCAGTCCGAAAAACGGTTTATTTGGTATAGAAAGGCTGAATATGCTTGAAATCAGATACGGACATTACACGAAATCTGTTGGGATGAAATCTGATATTATTTCCCTGAATTTAAGATTTAAATAA
- a CDS encoding DUF4266 domain-containing protein — MKNLIKIFSFFLITVASVQSCTTVKEYEKNKLNDAEMALGNRKIEKTELSFQSYREGSSGANAGKVGGGCGCN; from the coding sequence ATGAAAAACCTGATAAAAATATTCAGCTTCTTCCTTATCACAGTTGCTTCAGTACAGTCCTGCACAACGGTAAAAGAGTACGAAAAAAACAAATTAAATGACGCCGAAATGGCTCTTGGAAACAGAAAAATTGAAAAAACTGAACTGAGCTTTCAATCGTACAGAGAAGGATCTTCGGGTGCGAATGCAGGAAAAGTAGGTGGTGGTTGCGGGTGTAACTAA
- a CDS encoding FAD:protein FMN transferase, with protein MLREFKRPQKLMGNAFEITVVSDDENSAYEHIDKAIDEIRRIEKLLTTFSEESQTNLINRNAGIEPIKVDWEIFDLIERSLRISRITDGYFDISYGGIDKSFWNFDKEMKELPNPEVIKDHLKLVNYQNIILDREKQTVFLKEKGMRIGFGGIGKGYAAEMAKQMLQNRGVTAGIVNASGDLTTWGNQADGKPWTVGIADPDNAKQPFSYMNITNMAVATSGNYEKFVVINGKKYSHTINPKTGLPVSGVKSVTIFCPNAEIADAMATPVSIMGIDMALNMINQINHLECIIIDDQDKIYSSQNINLK; from the coding sequence ATGTTAAGAGAATTCAAAAGACCTCAGAAACTAATGGGGAACGCTTTTGAAATTACTGTTGTAAGTGATGATGAAAATTCTGCATATGAGCACATCGACAAAGCGATTGACGAAATCCGGAGAATTGAAAAACTTCTGACGACATTCAGTGAGGAAAGCCAGACGAATCTCATCAACAGAAATGCAGGAATCGAACCCATAAAAGTGGATTGGGAGATTTTTGATCTGATTGAAAGAAGTCTTAGAATCAGCAGAATAACGGACGGTTATTTCGATATTTCCTATGGCGGAATCGATAAAAGTTTCTGGAATTTCGACAAAGAAATGAAAGAGCTTCCCAATCCTGAAGTGATTAAAGATCATCTTAAATTGGTTAATTATCAGAATATTATTCTTGATCGCGAAAAGCAAACCGTTTTCCTCAAAGAAAAAGGAATGCGGATCGGTTTTGGGGGAATCGGGAAGGGGTATGCTGCAGAAATGGCAAAACAAATGCTTCAAAACAGAGGTGTCACTGCCGGAATTGTAAATGCTTCAGGAGATTTAACGACCTGGGGAAATCAGGCAGACGGAAAACCCTGGACTGTCGGAATTGCTGATCCCGATAATGCAAAACAGCCTTTTTCTTATATGAATATCACCAATATGGCGGTTGCAACTTCGGGAAATTATGAAAAATTCGTTGTTATCAACGGTAAAAAGTATTCTCATACCATTAATCCCAAAACAGGACTGCCTGTTTCGGGCGTAAAAAGTGTTACGATCTTTTGTCCCAACGCAGAAATTGCCGATGCAATGGCAACTCCCGTAAGTATTATGGGAATTGATATGGCACTCAATATGATCAACCAGATCAATCATCTGGAATGCATCATTATTGATGATCAGGACAAGATTTATTCATCTCAAAACATTAATTTAAAATGA
- a CDS encoding thioredoxin family protein has product MKTLFSAILMAALAVGIHAQSRLDNAKKQASQNKQLILLNFSGSDWCIPCIKLHKNIIETDEFKKLETENFIVYINADFPRNKKNQLSSELKKENASLAEQYNQKGLFPYTLLLNSEGKVLKSWEGLPSENALAFSKEIRDIKEHQK; this is encoded by the coding sequence ATGAAAACACTATTTTCAGCCATATTAATGGCTGCACTCGCTGTTGGCATTCATGCGCAAAGCCGTTTGGATAATGCCAAAAAACAAGCCTCACAAAATAAACAGCTTATCTTATTGAACTTTTCAGGTTCAGACTGGTGTATTCCGTGCATTAAGCTTCATAAGAATATCATCGAAACCGATGAATTTAAAAAGTTGGAGACGGAAAATTTCATCGTTTATATCAATGCAGATTTTCCAAGAAATAAAAAGAATCAGTTGTCCTCTGAACTGAAAAAAGAAAACGCTTCGCTTGCTGAGCAGTACAATCAAAAAGGATTATTTCCTTATACATTGTTGCTGAATTCAGAAGGAAAAGTCCTGAAAAGCTGGGAAGGTTTACCTTCAGAAAATGCACTGGCTTTCAGCAAAGAGATCAGAGATATCAAAGAACATCAAAAATAA